One genomic segment of Terrihabitans soli includes these proteins:
- a CDS encoding biliverdin-producing heme oxygenase: MNVAVETGGRWQRLKAATSATHDRLDKRIMSAGAFADRARYGRFVQMQHAFHREIDALYSNPQLDALLPDLQGRRRFGHVSQDLTDLGLEPLAETTPWGFGTEADIPTALGWLYVAEGSNLGAAFLIKEAQKLGLSETFGARHLAGAPEGRGLQWRTFTAALDSIEIDEAEEARVIAGAEAAFTRVRALADQVFS; this comes from the coding sequence ATGAATGTTGCTGTTGAAACGGGCGGGCGCTGGCAAAGGCTGAAAGCGGCAACATCCGCAACTCATGACCGGCTGGACAAGCGGATCATGAGCGCCGGGGCTTTTGCCGATCGCGCGCGCTATGGCCGCTTCGTCCAGATGCAGCATGCCTTCCACCGCGAAATCGACGCGCTCTATTCCAACCCGCAGCTCGATGCGCTCTTGCCCGATCTTCAGGGCCGCCGCCGCTTCGGTCATGTCTCGCAGGATCTCACGGACCTCGGCCTCGAACCGCTTGCGGAGACGACTCCGTGGGGTTTCGGCACGGAGGCCGACATCCCGACCGCGCTCGGCTGGCTCTATGTCGCCGAAGGTTCAAATCTCGGCGCCGCCTTCCTTATCAAGGAAGCGCAGAAGCTCGGCCTATCCGAGACCTTCGGCGCGCGGCATCTGGCCGGCGCGCCGGAAGGAAGGGGCCTGCAGTGGCGCACCTTCACCGCGGCGCTCGACAGCATCGAGATCGATGAGGCGGAAGAGGCGCGGGTGATCGCCGGAGCCGAGGCCGCCTTTACCCGCGTGCGGGCTCTGGCCGATCAGGTTTTTTCCTGA
- a CDS encoding TerC family protein: MSELFTADALTALLQVIMIDLVLAGDNAIVIGLAAAGLPLDQRRKVIVIGIIAATVMRIGFALATTQLLQIVGILLVGGLLLYYVSWKMWLELRPVRAGGMAAAGGHGGNFVVNHDGSISGGAPPRKTFAQAVWQIIIADVSMSLDNVLAVAGAAREHPSILVIGLALAIALMGFAASFIANLLQKHRWIAFVGLAVIVYVATDMSYRGVMEVLPYLTRG, encoded by the coding sequence ATGAGCGAATTGTTTACAGCCGATGCCCTGACGGCATTGCTCCAGGTCATCATGATCGACCTCGTCCTTGCGGGCGATAATGCGATCGTCATCGGACTTGCGGCGGCGGGCCTGCCATTGGACCAGCGCCGCAAAGTCATCGTCATCGGCATCATTGCCGCGACGGTTATGCGTATCGGTTTTGCTCTGGCGACGACGCAGCTTCTGCAGATCGTCGGCATTCTTCTGGTCGGCGGGCTTCTTCTCTACTACGTCTCGTGGAAGATGTGGCTTGAGCTGCGGCCGGTCAGGGCAGGCGGCATGGCGGCTGCCGGCGGACATGGCGGCAATTTCGTCGTCAATCACGATGGATCGATCTCGGGCGGCGCGCCGCCGCGCAAGACCTTTGCGCAGGCCGTGTGGCAGATCATCATCGCCGACGTGTCGATGTCGCTCGACAATGTGCTCGCAGTTGCGGGCGCCGCGCGCGAGCATCCCTCGATCCTCGTCATCGGCCTTGCGCTCGCCATCGCGCTGATGGGCTTTGCAGCATCCTTCATCGCAAACTTGCTGCAGAAGCACCGCTGGATCGCGTTTGTCGGCCTTGCCGTCATCGTCTACGTCGCGACGGATATGAGCTATCGCGGCGTCATGGAGGTACTACCTTACCTGACTCGCGGATAA
- a CDS encoding response regulator transcription factor: MTKIFIIDDQTAVRNAIAEMLSVFGFTAETFESAETFLERHPGGSSDEPACIVCDVRMPGIDGIEFVRQCMAGGRSVPVILISGHADVPMAVAGIKAGAADFIEKPVDDASLVAAINRAIAPQRDTNRDVQRARDLDQKFSRLTPRQTEVFDLVVAGFTSHAIADRLGLSTRTVESYRAQIMDKMAAESVAILVRQAIQLGRTAP; this comes from the coding sequence GTGACAAAGATCTTCATCATCGACGATCAGACGGCGGTGCGTAACGCAATCGCCGAAATGCTGAGCGTGTTCGGTTTTACTGCCGAAACGTTTGAATCGGCGGAAACATTTCTTGAGCGTCATCCCGGCGGATCGTCCGACGAGCCCGCCTGCATCGTCTGCGATGTGCGCATGCCCGGGATCGACGGCATCGAATTCGTCCGCCAATGCATGGCCGGCGGCCGCAGCGTTCCGGTCATTCTGATTTCGGGCCATGCGGATGTGCCGATGGCGGTTGCCGGCATCAAAGCGGGTGCAGCGGATTTCATCGAAAAGCCGGTCGACGATGCGTCTTTGGTCGCAGCCATCAATCGCGCGATTGCGCCGCAGAGAGACACCAATCGCGACGTTCAGCGCGCGCGCGATCTCGATCAGAAATTTTCCCGGCTGACGCCGCGCCAGACCGAGGTTTTCGATCTTGTCGTCGCCGGGTTTACCTCGCACGCCATCGCCGACAGGCTGGGGCTCTCGACCCGCACGGTCGAGTCGTACCGCGCACAGATCATGGACAAAATGGCGGCGGAAAGCGTCGCCATCCTCGTGCGGCAGGCCATCCAGCTTGGCCGCACGGCACCGTAG
- a CDS encoding ATP-binding protein, translating to MDANRSWNFTELLGWPRAIRVRLVLAILLILVYLLLEWFSFLQDFRGLPVSPWNPGLGVLFAFMLARRLAYGFVLFAAILASELFLLEMRTPWPVVTIIAAIASGIYTMAAAAIRSIVRDGLEFDRVRDIGTLAAVGAIASLISAALLSATFIPGLVQQRSIMLQMFVGDLTGIMVMTPLALRLLRMNYDNLFRRGNVAKYAEAPLHVLAIGLTLAVISQTGLDEAYILVVPIVITAVRYGFDGACVAIAGIQFGLGIMLHAMGAGADAFFEFQTTMLALTAAGLSVGAEVNARIRADNLARKAEAELQKAKEANVQAERFAIVEGMASALAHEINQPMTAIRALVRSSQVLIDSEKPDLPRASTNLGTVIVQVDHAAAVLRKMRDFLKRRQLDLKRTSTHDLLARAPMLSRSQIPGDIAIGSEIGEEYFVDVDPVQINQVFLNLIHNSAQAIRSAPTIQGRIELGAVKKSDPERVEFFVRDNGPGVPPKRAKSLFEPLKTSKGDGLGLGLAICANIVEAHGGQIRLESGKPGATEFRFWVPLKR from the coding sequence TTGGACGCAAACCGTAGCTGGAATTTTACGGAACTTCTCGGCTGGCCCCGCGCGATCCGGGTGCGCCTTGTCCTCGCGATCCTTCTCATTCTCGTCTACCTCCTGCTGGAATGGTTTTCGTTCCTGCAGGATTTCCGTGGACTTCCCGTCTCGCCGTGGAATCCTGGCCTCGGCGTTCTGTTCGCCTTCATGCTGGCGCGGCGGCTTGCTTACGGCTTTGTGCTGTTTGCCGCGATCCTTGCCTCCGAACTTTTCCTGCTCGAAATGCGCACGCCCTGGCCGGTGGTCACGATCATCGCGGCGATTGCGTCGGGCATTTATACGATGGCGGCGGCCGCCATCCGCTCCATTGTGCGCGACGGTCTTGAGTTCGACCGCGTCCGCGATATCGGAACGCTTGCTGCGGTCGGTGCCATTGCCTCGCTGATTTCCGCGGCTCTCCTGTCCGCAACCTTCATCCCCGGTCTTGTCCAGCAGCGCAGCATCATGCTGCAGATGTTTGTCGGCGATCTCACCGGCATTATGGTGATGACGCCGCTGGCGCTGCGCCTCTTGCGGATGAATTACGACAATCTCTTCCGCCGCGGCAATGTCGCGAAATATGCGGAAGCGCCGCTGCATGTTCTCGCCATCGGCCTGACGCTTGCGGTCATCAGCCAGACCGGCCTCGATGAGGCCTATATTCTCGTCGTGCCCATCGTCATTACCGCTGTGCGTTACGGGTTTGACGGCGCGTGCGTTGCCATTGCCGGCATTCAGTTCGGTCTTGGCATCATGCTGCACGCCATGGGCGCGGGGGCCGACGCCTTTTTCGAATTCCAGACGACCATGCTGGCGCTGACGGCGGCGGGCTTGTCTGTCGGCGCCGAAGTGAATGCGCGCATCAGGGCGGACAATCTGGCGCGCAAGGCGGAAGCCGAGCTTCAGAAGGCAAAGGAAGCGAACGTCCAGGCCGAGCGCTTTGCCATCGTCGAAGGCATGGCCTCGGCGCTGGCGCACGAGATCAACCAGCCGATGACGGCGATCCGCGCTCTTGTGCGCTCTTCGCAGGTTCTGATCGATTCGGAGAAGCCCGATCTCCCGCGCGCCTCGACAAATCTCGGCACCGTTATCGTGCAGGTCGATCATGCCGCCGCGGTGCTGCGCAAAATGCGCGATTTTCTCAAGCGGCGTCAGCTCGATCTGAAACGCACCTCGACGCATGATCTTCTGGCGCGCGCACCGATGCTGTCGCGTTCGCAGATTCCGGGTGACATTGCGATCGGCTCGGAGATTGGCGAGGAATATTTCGTCGATGTCGATCCGGTGCAGATCAATCAGGTGTTTTTGAATCTCATCCACAATTCGGCGCAGGCGATTCGCTCGGCGCCGACGATCCAGGGCCGCATCGAACTCGGTGCGGTGAAAAAGAGCGATCCGGAGCGCGTCGAATTCTTCGTCCGCGATAATGGTCCCGGCGTTCCGCCGAAAAGAGCCAAGAGCCTGTTCGAGCCGCTGAAGACATCGAAAGGCGACGGGCTCGGTCTTGGCCTTGCCATCTGCGCCAACATAGTAGAAGCGCATGGCGGACAGATCCGGCTTGAAAGCGGAAAGCCGGGCGCAACCGAATTTCGCTTCTGGGTGCCTCTGAAACGTTGA
- a CDS encoding GntR family transcriptional regulator, translated as MDVQTQADRTFDLLEAEIVSGRIPMGAKLGEEALAARFGVSRGPLREALRRLEGRSLAVRTAHSGVRVVELSEDDLVELYEVRGSLEGLAARLAAERGDDAELADIADLLVRQRDFGKSNADTDYSQGIEQDDFHYRIAMASGSSRLQRLLCGDLYSLIRMCRYKTWSIPGQRKSHQDHERILEAIQNRDGDLAELLMRRHVGVARQRYHQAESRGFTD; from the coding sequence ATGGATGTGCAAACGCAGGCGGACCGGACATTCGATCTCCTCGAAGCGGAGATTGTGAGCGGCCGCATCCCGATGGGAGCAAAGCTCGGCGAGGAGGCTTTGGCGGCGCGGTTCGGCGTCAGCCGCGGTCCTTTGCGCGAGGCGCTGCGCCGTCTCGAAGGCCGCTCGCTCGCCGTGCGAACGGCCCATTCCGGGGTGAGGGTCGTCGAGCTGAGCGAAGACGATCTCGTCGAACTCTATGAAGTGCGCGGTTCGCTCGAGGGCCTCGCGGCCCGTCTTGCCGCCGAGCGCGGCGATGATGCGGAACTCGCCGATATCGCCGATCTTCTCGTCCGCCAGCGCGATTTCGGCAAAAGCAATGCCGATACCGATTATTCGCAAGGCATCGAGCAGGACGACTTCCATTACCGCATCGCGATGGCGAGCGGCTCGAGCCGTCTGCAGCGTCTTTTGTGCGGCGATCTTTATTCGCTGATCCGCATGTGCCGTTACAAAACCTGGAGCATTCCCGGTCAGCGCAAATCGCATCAGGACCATGAGCGCATTCTGGAAGCCATTCAGAACCGCGACGGCGATCTCGCCGAGCTTCTGATGCGCCGCCATGTCGGCGTCGCGCGCCAGCGCTATCACCAGGCGGAAAGCCGCGGGTTCACCGACTAA
- a CDS encoding Bug family tripartite tricarboxylate transporter substrate binding protein produces the protein MMKLHRKGVLALASGVLFALAGSAFAQDPAYPAYPHKTVTLITSSGPGGGGDVFLRNLVKTLGPKWGINFVVENVPGSGGANAMRRIVEGPADGSLLYGVSTQHVVVTVLSDPPYKYTDMQPIVNVLYDSPIFFVRTESPFKTLQDVVKYAKDNPGKLKFGAGTAASIDRMVVETFKARTGLDMVVATHDSGGQLTLNVLSGAVDIGSGDAQEVQSQVEAGKIRILAAVMDKRIGNYPDVPTAKEQGVDVTATGWRGLVAKKGTPPEIAQAWEKAIQLVLEDPEYKAFYTKNNGIPAYLPAKDFDALTNKFAADMDKFFTEMGLKKKAN, from the coding sequence ATGATGAAATTGCATCGAAAGGGCGTTCTCGCCCTGGCGTCGGGCGTGCTTTTCGCCCTCGCCGGCAGTGCTTTCGCCCAGGATCCCGCCTACCCCGCCTACCCGCACAAAACGGTGACTTTGATCACCTCGTCGGGTCCCGGCGGCGGCGGCGACGTCTTCCTGCGCAATCTCGTGAAAACGCTCGGCCCGAAATGGGGAATTAATTTCGTCGTCGAGAACGTGCCCGGCTCGGGCGGCGCCAATGCGATGCGCCGCATCGTCGAAGGCCCGGCCGACGGCTCTCTTCTGTATGGCGTGTCGACCCAGCACGTGGTCGTCACCGTGCTCTCCGACCCGCCCTACAAATACACGGACATGCAGCCGATCGTGAACGTGCTGTACGATTCGCCGATCTTCTTCGTGCGCACCGAAAGCCCGTTCAAGACCCTTCAGGACGTCGTCAAATACGCCAAAGACAATCCGGGCAAGCTGAAGTTCGGCGCCGGCACGGCCGCCTCGATCGACCGCATGGTCGTCGAGACGTTCAAGGCCCGCACCGGCCTCGATATGGTTGTCGCAACGCATGACTCGGGCGGCCAGCTGACGCTGAACGTCCTGTCCGGCGCCGTCGATATCGGCTCGGGCGATGCGCAGGAAGTCCAGTCGCAGGTGGAAGCGGGCAAGATCCGCATTCTCGCCGCCGTCATGGACAAGCGCATCGGCAATTATCCCGATGTACCGACAGCCAAGGAACAGGGTGTCGACGTCACCGCCACCGGCTGGCGCGGCCTCGTCGCCAAGAAAGGCACCCCGCCGGAAATCGCCCAGGCCTGGGAAAAGGCGATCCAGCTCGTGCTTGAGGATCCGGAATACAAGGCGTTCTACACCAAGAACAACGGCATCCCGGCCTATCTCCCGGCGAAGGACTTCGATGCGCTGACGAACAAGTTCGCAGCGGACATGGACAAGTTCTTCACCGAAATGGGTCTGAAGAAAAAAGCGAACTGA
- a CDS encoding tripartite tricarboxylate transporter TctB family protein: MFKNAGAGAVLLVLSLGYYMAADAMPSSILDTTVTSSAFPKLLAILGAVLSAALIVQNIFTVVTAGRPAVDPDEPQLSFWEQHRRALGLLAIVGLFIVALEVVGYPVAIGFLILAVSVYQGYPLSWTSVGVAVAGGLFFWLFFMVLLGIHMPLGIVGKLFAGAGLHFPFA, from the coding sequence ATGTTCAAGAACGCTGGCGCTGGCGCCGTACTGCTTGTGCTCTCCCTGGGCTATTACATGGCCGCCGACGCCATGCCGTCCAGCATTCTGGACACCACCGTCACATCCTCCGCTTTCCCGAAACTTCTGGCGATCCTCGGCGCGGTTCTGTCCGCGGCGCTGATCGTCCAGAACATCTTCACCGTCGTGACCGCCGGACGCCCGGCCGTCGATCCGGATGAGCCACAGCTCAGCTTCTGGGAACAGCACCGCCGCGCGCTCGGCTTGCTTGCGATCGTCGGCCTCTTCATCGTTGCCCTGGAAGTCGTCGGCTATCCGGTCGCGATCGGTTTCCTCATCCTCGCCGTCTCCGTTTACCAGGGCTATCCGCTGTCCTGGACTTCAGTCGGTGTTGCCGTCGCCGGTGGCCTCTTCTTCTGGCTGTTCTTCATGGTCCTTCTCGGCATCCACATGCCGCTCGGCATTGTCGGCAAACTCTTCGCCGGTGCCGGACTTCACTTTCCGTTCGCCTGA
- a CDS encoding tripartite tricarboxylate transporter permease, with product MDGLKIALQTVFETPAVFYAFAGVAWGIIGGALPGLSASITMALLLPFTFGMDPTMAIILLASTYVGAEYGGSIPAILIKTPGTSAAVTTVIDGYEMHKQGRSGEALGISLMAGVVGGLIGMILVVALTEPLSNVAFYFTAPAYFALGVFGLSLIATLSEGSLIKGFLAAIIGLAISTIGIDPLSGVQRFTFGSAELLGGIEPILVLIGMFAMAELFEQTSQPDWDKASHTMRIKLPNLKTWKRIWPATLIGTGIGTFDGVTPGGGATLASFLSYNEAKRWSKHPEEFGKGSPEGIAAPEAANNTVAATALIPTLTFGIPSSGSTAVLLGGLILHGLEPGPALLTKNPEFVYGLFGGLFVANLSQLVLGIVMLPPCIWLVNRPKAFLMAFIIALVSSGVYSVNQNIADVGIMVGMGVLGYVMRMFKFPILPLVLALVLGSIVERNYRRAVDLGYGEHSIFFTDPLSAVLLGLTVLFIAGSAYVTYARKQKAKAEADLSLSSAKT from the coding sequence ATGGACGGACTTAAAATCGCGCTGCAGACGGTCTTCGAGACCCCGGCCGTTTTCTACGCCTTTGCGGGCGTCGCCTGGGGCATTATCGGCGGCGCGCTGCCGGGCCTGTCGGCCTCGATCACCATGGCGCTCCTCCTGCCGTTCACCTTCGGCATGGACCCGACCATGGCGATCATTCTCCTCGCCTCCACCTATGTCGGCGCCGAATATGGCGGCTCCATTCCGGCCATTCTCATCAAGACGCCGGGCACGAGCGCCGCGGTCACGACCGTCATCGACGGTTATGAGATGCACAAGCAGGGCCGCAGCGGCGAAGCGCTCGGCATTTCGCTGATGGCCGGTGTCGTTGGCGGGCTGATCGGCATGATCCTCGTCGTTGCGCTGACCGAGCCGCTGTCGAACGTTGCTTTCTATTTCACGGCGCCCGCTTATTTCGCGCTCGGCGTGTTCGGCCTCAGCCTCATCGCGACCCTCTCCGAGGGCTCGCTGATCAAGGGCTTCCTTGCCGCGATCATCGGCCTTGCGATCTCGACCATCGGCATCGACCCGCTATCGGGCGTGCAGCGCTTCACCTTCGGATCCGCTGAACTTCTCGGCGGCATCGAGCCGATCCTCGTCCTGATCGGCATGTTCGCGATGGCCGAACTCTTCGAGCAGACGAGCCAGCCCGATTGGGACAAGGCCTCGCATACCATGCGCATCAAACTGCCGAACCTTAAAACCTGGAAACGCATCTGGCCGGCAACACTCATCGGCACCGGCATCGGCACGTTCGACGGGGTGACACCCGGCGGCGGCGCGACGCTCGCCTCGTTCCTCTCCTATAACGAAGCCAAACGCTGGTCGAAGCATCCGGAAGAGTTCGGCAAAGGCTCGCCCGAAGGCATCGCCGCGCCGGAAGCCGCCAACAACACGGTTGCCGCAACCGCCCTCATCCCGACGCTCACCTTCGGCATTCCGAGCTCGGGCTCGACCGCCGTTCTTCTCGGCGGCCTCATCCTGCACGGGCTCGAACCCGGCCCGGCGCTTCTGACGAAGAACCCGGAATTCGTGTACGGACTTTTCGGCGGCCTCTTCGTCGCCAATCTCTCGCAGCTCGTGCTCGGCATCGTCATGCTGCCGCCGTGCATCTGGCTCGTGAACCGGCCCAAAGCATTTCTGATGGCCTTCATCATCGCGCTGGTGTCGTCCGGTGTGTACTCGGTCAACCAGAACATCGCCGACGTTGGCATCATGGTCGGCATGGGCGTGCTCGGCTACGTCATGCGCATGTTCAAATTCCCGATCCTGCCGCTGGTGCTGGCCCTCGTCCTCGGCAGCATCGTCGAGCGCAATTATCGCCGCGCCGTCGATCTCGGCTATGGCGAACATTCGATCTTCTTCACCGATCCGCTTTCGGCCGTCCTTCTCGGACTGACCGTGCTGTTCATCGCGGGCTCCGCTTATGTGACCTATGCCCGCAAGCAGAAGGCCAAGGCCGAAGCGGACCTCTCCCTTTCTTCCGCAAAAACTTAA